A region of Nostoc sp. 'Peltigera membranacea cyanobiont' N6 DNA encodes the following proteins:
- a CDS encoding aromatic ring-hydroxylating dioxygenase subunit alpha: MNLNSQTFSSTRKPKIFNNPERFVEGWYWVIPSQNLRVGEVKPVTILGRQLVIYRGKDKRVATFDAYCPHMGAHLAEGKVEGNALRCFFHHWKFDAEGMCVDIPCLDVPPSLKLQTWPTAEKYGMVWVWTGEIPQQPLPFIPELEQKECDVAIHSHFLLNCHPNVVMINAIDAQHLNTVHKLPLEIIFERHELNENAIIFSNTTPIKDNFLFIKLIRLFYKNVITYSICYWYGSIGIVTLGPDFFHIHMMVAVRLYEEGKTEGQVLLMTKKRKGIFGWLCNRVVLWLTKIAAKYFLMGDIKIVQTIKFDLKTPIKADQSIMQFINHVEKQQSLMWGTWQDARSHDVESKLKRERWQDKMNND, translated from the coding sequence ATGAATCTCAACTCGCAGACTTTTAGCTCAACCCGTAAACCTAAAATTTTTAATAATCCAGAGCGTTTTGTTGAGGGATGGTATTGGGTAATACCCTCTCAAAATCTGCGGGTAGGTGAAGTCAAACCTGTCACGATTTTGGGCAGACAACTAGTAATTTACCGAGGTAAAGACAAAAGAGTAGCTACCTTTGATGCCTACTGTCCCCACATGGGCGCTCATCTTGCTGAAGGCAAAGTTGAAGGTAATGCACTCCGTTGTTTTTTCCATCACTGGAAGTTTGATGCTGAAGGGATGTGTGTTGATATCCCATGTTTAGATGTACCGCCTTCCCTAAAGTTACAGACTTGGCCCACTGCTGAGAAGTATGGGATGGTTTGGGTTTGGACGGGAGAAATCCCACAGCAACCCCTGCCTTTTATACCAGAATTGGAACAAAAAGAGTGTGATGTCGCCATCCATTCTCACTTCTTGCTGAACTGTCACCCCAATGTGGTGATGATTAATGCGATTGATGCTCAACACCTCAATACAGTTCACAAATTGCCACTAGAAATTATTTTTGAAAGACACGAACTGAACGAGAATGCGATTATCTTCAGTAATACTACACCCATCAAAGACAATTTCTTGTTCATTAAGCTCATCCGTCTTTTCTACAAAAATGTCATAACTTACAGTATTTGCTATTGGTACGGTAGCATTGGCATTGTGACACTTGGCCCTGATTTCTTCCATATCCACATGATGGTTGCAGTTCGCCTCTACGAAGAGGGAAAAACTGAAGGTCAAGTTCTATTGATGACTAAAAAACGTAAAGGAATTTTTGGTTGGTTATGCAATCGAGTTGTACTATGGCTGACTAAGATTGCAGCTAAGTACTTTCTCATGGGTGACATCAAGATTGTCCAAACAATTAAGTTTGATTTGAAAACCCCAATCAAAGCAGATCAGTCAATCATGCAGTTTATTAACCATGTTGAAAAACAGCAATCCCTAATGTGGGGGACTTGGCAAGATGCGCGATCGCACGATGTAGAGAGCAAGCTCAAGCGCGAGAGATGGCAAGATAAAATGAATAATGACTAA
- a CDS encoding heavy metal-responsive transcriptional regulator yields MLTQNEKLLLIGQVTDISGIPIRTIRYYESLGLLKSSRRTEGGFRQFSLDVLTRLAFIKRAQNLGLSLEEIGNILQVYDQGQAPCGEIKEKLEDKLLHIDRQIDQLLTLRSEIKGLLSGWKNTSDRYEDTICPIIQNIPVSG; encoded by the coding sequence GTGTTAACTCAGAATGAAAAACTGCTTTTAATTGGTCAGGTAACAGATATAAGCGGAATCCCTATCAGGACAATTCGCTATTACGAGAGTTTAGGTTTACTCAAGTCCTCAAGACGAACAGAGGGAGGCTTCCGTCAGTTTTCATTGGATGTGCTGACTCGTCTAGCCTTTATTAAAAGGGCACAAAATCTTGGTCTTAGTCTAGAGGAGATTGGAAATATTCTTCAGGTCTACGATCAAGGACAAGCTCCTTGTGGTGAAATTAAAGAAAAGCTTGAAGACAAGCTTTTACACATCGATCGCCAAATCGATCAATTGTTAACTTTACGTTCTGAAATAAAGGGATTACTTTCAGGCTGGAAGAATACTAGCGATCGCTATGAAGATACAATTTGTCCTATTATTCAAAACATCCCTGTTAGCGGATAG